In Streptomyces violaceusniger Tu 4113, one DNA window encodes the following:
- a CDS encoding 2Fe-2S iron-sulfur cluster-binding protein translates to MATEAVKRATPRHGAFHPLRVAAVGRLTDDAVLVTLLVPPALRETFRFTAGQHIAVRRFADGAEIRRTYSLCTPAPGAEGPEFLRIGVRLVEGGEFSAYALKELAVGEVMEVMAPAGRFVLEPRPGHFAAVVGGSGITPVLSIAATLLSRQPEARFCLIRSDRTAASTMFLEEVADLKDRWPDRFQLVCALSREEQQAGLVSGRLDEERLTALLPALLPVASVDGWFLCGPYGLVRAAERALRGLGVSRGRVHQEIFHVEAAPAEDVSPGPDPARTASQVTATLDGRSGTWPVQAGEPLLETVLRNRADAPYACKGGVCGTCRAFLVSGEVRMDRNFALEPDEVEAGYVLACQSHPVGERVELDFDR, encoded by the coding sequence ATGGCCACGGAGGCGGTGAAGCGGGCCACGCCCCGCCACGGCGCGTTCCACCCGCTGCGGGTGGCGGCGGTCGGCCGGCTCACCGATGACGCGGTGCTGGTCACCCTCCTGGTGCCGCCCGCGCTGCGGGAGACGTTCCGCTTCACGGCGGGTCAGCACATCGCGGTGCGCCGGTTCGCGGACGGCGCGGAGATCCGCCGGACGTATTCGCTGTGCACCCCGGCCCCTGGCGCGGAGGGCCCTGAGTTCCTGCGGATCGGGGTGCGGCTGGTCGAGGGCGGTGAGTTCTCGGCCTATGCCCTCAAGGAGCTGGCGGTCGGCGAGGTCATGGAGGTGATGGCCCCGGCCGGCCGTTTCGTCCTGGAGCCCCGGCCCGGCCATTTCGCGGCGGTCGTCGGCGGCAGCGGCATCACCCCCGTGCTGTCCATCGCGGCCACGCTGCTCAGCCGGCAGCCCGAGGCGCGTTTCTGTCTGATCCGCAGCGACCGCACCGCGGCCTCGACGATGTTCCTGGAGGAGGTCGCCGACCTCAAGGACCGCTGGCCCGACCGGTTCCAGCTGGTGTGCGCGCTCTCCCGGGAGGAGCAGCAGGCCGGGCTGGTGTCCGGGCGGCTCGACGAGGAGCGGCTGACCGCCCTGCTGCCGGCGCTGCTGCCGGTCGCCTCGGTGGACGGCTGGTTCCTGTGCGGGCCCTATGGTCTGGTGCGCGCCGCCGAGCGGGCGCTGCGCGGCCTCGGGGTCTCCCGCGGCCGGGTCCATCAGGAGATCTTCCATGTGGAGGCGGCCCCCGCCGAGGACGTCTCCCCCGGGCCGGATCCGGCCCGGACGGCGTCGCAGGTCACGGCGACCCTGGACGGCCGGTCGGGCACCTGGCCGGTCCAGGCAGGGGAGCCGCTGCTGGAGACGGTGCTGCGCAACCGGGCCGACGCGCCGTATGCGTGCAAGGGCGGGGTCTGCGGGACCTGCCGGGCCTTCCTGGTCTCCGGCGAGGTGCGGATGGACCGTAACTTCGCGCTGGAGCCGGACGAGGTGGAGGCGGGCTATGTGCTGGCCTGTCAGTCCCATCCGGTGGGCGAGCGGGTGGAGCTGGACTTCGACCGCTGA
- the paaD gene encoding 1,2-phenylacetyl-CoA epoxidase subunit PaaD, whose protein sequence is MVTPTPSAAPTPPASGTTPLEEELLRLAGSVPDPELPMVSLAELGVMRGLRLLGPGRVEVELTPTYTGCPALESMATDIERLLHDHGVPEVAVRTVLSPPWTTDAISAEGRRKLAESGIAPPAPRRAAADGPVPVALAVRCPQCGSTETELLSRFSSTACKALRRCTACGEPFDHFKEL, encoded by the coding sequence ATGGTGACGCCCACACCCTCCGCGGCACCCACGCCCCCCGCGTCCGGCACAACCCCGCTGGAGGAGGAGCTGCTGCGGCTGGCCGGATCCGTGCCGGACCCCGAGCTGCCGATGGTGTCCCTGGCCGAGCTGGGCGTGATGCGCGGGCTGCGGCTGCTGGGGCCGGGCCGGGTCGAGGTCGAGCTGACGCCCACCTACACCGGCTGCCCGGCGCTGGAGTCGATGGCCACCGATATCGAGCGGCTGCTCCATGACCACGGCGTCCCCGAGGTCGCCGTGCGCACGGTCCTCTCCCCGCCCTGGACGACGGACGCGATCAGCGCCGAGGGCCGCCGCAAGCTGGCGGAGTCCGGCATAGCGCCGCCCGCGCCGCGCCGTGCGGCGGCGGACGGCCCGGTGCCGGTGGCCCTGGCGGTGCGCTGCCCGCAGTGCGGCTCGACCGAGACCGAGCTGCTGAGCCGCTTCTCCTCCACCGCCTGCAAGGCGCTGCGCCGCTGCACGGCCTGCGGTGAACCGTTCGACCACTTCAAGGAGTTGTGA
- the paaC gene encoding 1,2-phenylacetyl-CoA epoxidase subunit PaaC, with amino-acid sequence MTAALALGDDALVLSHRLGEWAGHAPVLEEEVALANIALDLLGQARVLLSLAGDEDELAYLREERAFRNVQLVEQPNGDFAQTIARQLYFSTYQELLYERLARGTGPFAPLAAKAVKEVAYHRDHAEQWTLRLGDGTEESHERMRRGLDALWRFTGELFEPIEGCDVEWHTLHDAWLTRISSVLERATLAVPEGPRRGGWAAGAGRQGLHTEPFGRMLAEMQHLHRSHPGATW; translated from the coding sequence ATGACCGCGGCCCTCGCCCTGGGCGACGACGCGCTGGTGCTCTCCCACCGGCTGGGGGAGTGGGCCGGGCACGCCCCCGTGCTGGAAGAGGAGGTCGCGCTCGCCAATATCGCCCTCGACCTGCTCGGTCAGGCCCGGGTGCTGCTCTCCCTCGCCGGCGACGAGGACGAGCTGGCCTATCTCCGCGAGGAGCGGGCGTTCCGGAACGTGCAGCTCGTCGAGCAGCCCAACGGTGACTTCGCCCAGACCATCGCCCGCCAGCTCTACTTCTCCACCTACCAGGAGCTGTTGTACGAGCGGCTTGCGCGCGGCACCGGCCCCTTCGCCCCGCTCGCCGCCAAGGCGGTCAAGGAGGTGGCCTACCACCGCGACCACGCCGAGCAGTGGACCCTGCGGCTCGGCGACGGCACGGAGGAGAGCCATGAGCGGATGCGGCGGGGGCTGGACGCGCTCTGGCGGTTCACCGGTGAGCTCTTCGAGCCGATCGAGGGGTGCGACGTGGAGTGGCACACGCTGCACGACGCCTGGCTGACCCGGATCAGCTCGGTCCTGGAGCGCGCCACCCTGGCGGTGCCCGAGGGGCCGCGGCGCGGCGGCTGGGCGGCCGGGGCGGGGCGCCAGGGCCTGCACACCGAGCCGTTCGGCAGGATGCTCGCCGAGATGCAGCATCTGCACCGCAGCCACCCGGGGGCGACATGGTGA
- the paaB gene encoding 1,2-phenylacetyl-CoA epoxidase subunit PaaB: MSGSPSAEWPLWEVFVRSRRGLSHTHAGSLHAPDAEMALRNARDLYTRRSEGVSIWVVPSAQITASSPDERDPFFEPSADKPYRHPTFYAIPEGVRHL; encoded by the coding sequence ATGAGCGGCAGCCCGAGCGCCGAGTGGCCGCTGTGGGAGGTGTTCGTCCGCAGCAGGCGCGGACTGTCGCACACCCACGCCGGATCCCTCCACGCCCCCGACGCGGAGATGGCTTTGCGGAACGCACGGGATCTGTACACCCGGCGCTCGGAGGGCGTCTCGATCTGGGTGGTGCCGTCCGCCCAGATCACCGCCTCCTCGCCGGACGAGCGGGATCCGTTCTTCGAGCCGTCCGCCGACAAGCCCTACCGTCACCCCACCTTCTACGCGATCCCGGAGGGGGTGCGGCATCTATGA
- the paaA gene encoding 1,2-phenylacetyl-CoA epoxidase subunit PaaA, whose protein sequence is MTTMAADAGAYEAVFDAALAADERIEPRDWMPDDYRATLVRQMAQHAHSEIIGMQPEANWITRAPSLRRKAILMAKVQDEAGHGLYLYSAAETLGTSREELLDKLHSGRQKYSSIFNYPTLTWADVGAIGWLVDGAAITNQVPLCRCSYGPYARAMVRICKEESFHQRQGYELLLALSQGTEAQHAMAQDAVDRWWWPSLMMFGPPDDASAHSAQSMAWKIKRHSNDELRQRFVDICVPQAESLGLTLPDPELRWSEERGHYDFGPIDWDEFREILRGNGPCNTQRITQRRRAHEEGAWVREAAAAHAAKHGKAQS, encoded by the coding sequence ATGACGACGATGGCGGCGGACGCGGGGGCGTACGAGGCGGTGTTCGACGCCGCCCTGGCCGCGGACGAGCGCATCGAGCCGCGCGACTGGATGCCCGATGACTACCGGGCCACGCTGGTGCGGCAGATGGCCCAGCACGCCCACTCGGAGATCATCGGCATGCAGCCGGAGGCCAACTGGATCACCCGCGCCCCCTCGCTGCGGCGCAAGGCGATCCTGATGGCCAAGGTCCAGGACGAGGCGGGCCACGGCCTGTATCTCTACAGCGCGGCGGAGACCCTGGGCACCAGCCGGGAGGAGCTGCTCGACAAGCTCCACAGCGGCCGCCAGAAGTACTCCTCGATCTTCAACTACCCCACGCTGACCTGGGCAGACGTCGGAGCCATCGGCTGGCTGGTGGACGGCGCCGCGATCACCAACCAGGTCCCGCTGTGCCGCTGCTCCTACGGGCCCTACGCACGGGCGATGGTCCGCATCTGCAAGGAGGAGTCCTTCCACCAGCGCCAGGGGTATGAGCTGCTGCTGGCCCTGAGCCAAGGCACCGAGGCCCAGCACGCCATGGCGCAGGACGCGGTGGACCGCTGGTGGTGGCCGTCGCTGATGATGTTCGGCCCGCCGGACGACGCCTCGGCCCACTCCGCCCAGTCGATGGCCTGGAAGATCAAGCGCCACTCCAATGACGAGCTGCGCCAGCGCTTCGTCGACATCTGCGTCCCCCAGGCCGAATCCCTCGGCCTCACCCTCCCCGACCCCGAGCTGCGGTGGAGCGAGGAGCGGGGGCATTACGACTTCGGGCCGATCGACTGGGACGAGTTCCGCGAGATCCTGCGGGGAAACGGCCCGTGCAACACCCAGCGGATCACCCAGCGGCGCCGGGCCCATGAGGAAGGCGCCTGGGTGCGCGAGGCGGCCGCGGCACACGCGGCCAAGCACGGGAAGGCACAGTCATGA
- a CDS encoding DUF5819 family protein: MAGTEPEPTEPEPAEPEPTEPEPAEPEPAEPEPDDDAAEPLTALSLPAQLIIAVGIAVAAVAAAIHLSAAFLAVSPPNTLTKRHGAAIDDYIYPEFERVWKLFAPNPLQQNIAVQARAEIRTREGGTATTGWRDLSAQDGAAIRHNPLPSHTQQNELRRAWEFYVGSHDAQERPQGMRGSLSEQYIRRIVMLRFGREEDGGTVGRIQVRSATTPVAPPSWSDEKIDTKTIYRTLPWWTVTTDDIPEAKSR, translated from the coding sequence ATGGCCGGGACGGAGCCGGAACCAACGGAACCGGAACCGGCGGAACCAGAGCCGACGGAACCGGAGCCGGCGGAACCAGAGCCGGCGGAGCCGGAGCCGGACGACGACGCGGCGGAACCGCTCACCGCGCTCTCCCTGCCCGCACAGCTCATCATCGCGGTGGGCATCGCGGTCGCCGCCGTCGCCGCCGCGATCCATCTCTCGGCGGCCTTTCTGGCCGTCTCACCGCCCAACACCCTCACCAAGCGGCACGGCGCGGCGATCGACGACTACATCTATCCGGAGTTCGAACGGGTCTGGAAGCTCTTCGCCCCCAACCCGCTCCAGCAGAACATCGCCGTCCAGGCCCGCGCCGAGATCCGCACCCGCGAGGGCGGCACCGCGACCACCGGTTGGCGCGACCTCTCGGCCCAGGACGGGGCGGCCATCCGCCACAACCCGCTGCCCAGCCACACCCAGCAGAACGAGCTGCGCCGCGCCTGGGAGTTCTACGTCGGCTCGCATGACGCGCAGGAGCGGCCGCAGGGCATGCGCGGCAGCCTCTCCGAGCAGTACATCCGCCGGATCGTGATGCTCCGCTTCGGCCGCGAGGAGGACGGCGGCACCGTGGGGCGAATACAGGTGCGCTCCGCGACCACTCCGGTGGCCCCGCCGTCCTGGAGCGACGAGAAGATCGACACCAAGACGATCTACCGGACGCTGCCGTGGTGGACGGTGACCACCGATGACATCCCGGAGGCGAAGAGCCGGTGA
- a CDS encoding HTTM domain-containing protein, producing the protein MTPSARFQTAVAHGYARVTGSALGARQSAVVRIGFSFTWLLFLVREWPHRRELYGPDGPWNWDMAARLIDGNRAFSALMWSDGGVWFEVVYALALVSSALLLVGWRTRTMSVLFMIGVLSLQNRSIFVGDGGDNLIHLMSMYLVLTRCGQMWSLDARRAARQADREGPPRDTTGIVLWALTGTALLWVQLFTDARLSLISDGPLPGLGWATVLWGLWIVQAGWWLVKRYAPGEPRTVLDALANVAHNGALVVIMAEVCLLYATAGWYKIQGSRWQDGTALYYPLHLDYFSPWPGLTDVMASSGTLVMVLTYGTVIVQVAFPFTLLNRRAKNVMLVLLMLEHLGIAVMLGLPFFSLAVIAADSVFLPTNFLCWAAARLGRARDRLTAPAVWLPGQRVRESDGETVDGTLVRWGNDR; encoded by the coding sequence GTGACCCCCTCCGCCCGCTTCCAGACCGCCGTGGCGCATGGCTACGCCCGTGTCACCGGATCCGCGCTCGGCGCGCGGCAGAGCGCCGTCGTGCGCATCGGCTTCTCCTTCACCTGGCTCCTCTTCCTGGTGCGCGAATGGCCTCACCGCCGGGAGCTGTACGGGCCGGACGGCCCGTGGAACTGGGACATGGCCGCGCGGCTGATCGATGGCAACCGCGCCTTCAGCGCGCTCATGTGGTCCGACGGCGGGGTATGGTTCGAGGTCGTCTACGCCCTCGCCCTCGTCTCCAGCGCGCTGCTGCTGGTGGGCTGGCGCACCCGCACCATGTCCGTGCTGTTCATGATCGGGGTGCTGTCGCTGCAGAACCGCTCCATCTTCGTGGGGGACGGCGGCGACAATCTCATCCATCTGATGTCGATGTACCTGGTGCTGACCCGGTGCGGTCAGATGTGGTCGCTGGACGCGCGCCGGGCGGCCCGGCAGGCGGACCGCGAGGGGCCGCCGCGCGACACCACCGGAATCGTGCTGTGGGCCCTCACCGGGACCGCCCTGCTCTGGGTGCAGCTGTTCACCGACGCCCGGCTCTCCCTGATCTCCGACGGCCCGCTGCCCGGGCTGGGCTGGGCCACCGTCCTGTGGGGGCTGTGGATCGTCCAGGCCGGCTGGTGGCTCGTCAAGCGTTACGCACCGGGGGAGCCGCGAACCGTTCTGGACGCGCTCGCCAATGTGGCGCACAACGGCGCCCTGGTGGTGATCATGGCCGAGGTGTGTCTGCTGTACGCCACGGCCGGCTGGTACAAGATCCAGGGCTCGCGCTGGCAGGACGGTACCGCCCTCTACTACCCGCTGCATCTGGACTACTTCTCGCCCTGGCCGGGGCTGACCGACGTCATGGCGTCCAGCGGCACCCTGGTGATGGTGCTGACCTACGGCACGGTCATCGTCCAGGTGGCCTTCCCGTTCACCCTGCTCAACCGGCGGGCCAAGAACGTGATGCTCGTCCTGCTGATGCTGGAGCACCTCGGCATCGCCGTGATGCTGGGGCTGCCCTTCTTCTCGCTCGCCGTGATCGCGGCGGACTCGGTCTTCCTGCCGACGAACTTCCTGTGCTGGGCCGCGGCGCGGCTGGGCCGGGCCCGGGACCGGCTGACGGCGCCCGCGGTGTGGCTGCCGGGGCAGCGGGTGCGGGAGAGCGACGGGGAAACCGTGGACGGCACCCTCGTACGCTGGGGGAATGATCGATGA
- a CDS encoding TrmH family RNA methyltransferase has translation MIDDEAAQAVRHWRATAPETVLLDGFHALKHALRFGAEVRAAVTSDKAAAVELAADLADDLTETIADLLVEVEAGTLRDLVPRVHPTRVAALAVRRGRQGNLDELSKRPRAAPVVVLDNPRNLGNVGAVVRLAAGFGATGVVTTGDIDPWHPNAVRSGAGLHFATAVERLPGDALPEGPLYVLDAEGEDIRSVTIPDDALLAFGSERHGISPELRKRATRLVALPMRPQVSSYNLATSVAMALFHWGGPAHPA, from the coding sequence ATGATCGATGACGAGGCCGCGCAGGCCGTACGGCACTGGCGCGCGACGGCCCCCGAGACCGTCCTGCTCGACGGCTTCCACGCGCTGAAGCACGCGCTGCGGTTCGGCGCGGAGGTGCGCGCCGCGGTCACCAGCGACAAGGCGGCCGCCGTGGAACTCGCCGCGGACCTGGCCGACGATCTCACCGAGACGATCGCGGATCTCCTGGTGGAGGTGGAGGCCGGGACCCTGCGCGATCTGGTGCCCAGGGTGCACCCCACGAGGGTCGCCGCGCTGGCGGTACGGCGCGGCCGTCAGGGGAATCTGGACGAGCTGTCCAAGCGGCCCCGGGCGGCCCCGGTGGTCGTCCTGGACAACCCCCGCAACCTGGGGAACGTCGGGGCCGTCGTCCGGCTCGCCGCCGGTTTCGGGGCCACCGGCGTGGTCACCACCGGCGATATCGATCCCTGGCATCCGAACGCCGTGCGGTCCGGCGCCGGGCTTCACTTCGCCACCGCGGTCGAGCGGCTGCCGGGCGACGCCCTTCCGGAGGGGCCGCTGTATGTGCTGGACGCGGAGGGGGAGGACATCCGGTCCGTGACCATCCCCGATGACGCGCTGCTCGCCTTCGGCTCCGAGCGGCACGGGATCTCGCCGGAGCTGCGGAAGCGGGCCACGAGACTGGTGGCCCTCCCCATGCGGCCACAGGTCTCCAGCTACAACCTGGCCACCAGCGTGGCCATGGCCCTCTTCCACTGGGGCGGCCCCGCGCACCCCGCCTAA
- the paaN gene encoding phenylacetic acid degradation protein PaaN produces the protein MTAALTTAQLTQEHRPTLDQALEAIRTRAYWSPHPEHPKAYGGEGQSGRPSLSVAEGQAAFEALRGQRIELDQPGTDGWTGSEVSPFGIEMGMEYPHPDLDALLPAMRAGMPAWREAGPETRAMVCLEILARIGARSHEFAQAVMHTSGQAYMMAFQAGGPHAQDRGLEAVAYAFAEQTRTPGAADWSKPQGKRDPLRLRKTFTAVPRGIALLIGCNTFPTWNGYPGLFASLATGNPVLVKPHPKAVLPLALTVQVAREVLKEAGFSPDLVALAAERPDEGIAKVLAVRPEIRIIDYTGSTAFGDWLETHARQAQVFTEKAGVNTVVIDSTDDYQGMLANLAFSLSLYSGQMCTTPQNLLIPRGGITTDAGPKTYDEVVADLAAAVDGLLGDDARASALLGAIVGPRVQERLEAAPGLGAIALASRTVTHPDFPGATVRTPLMVKADGARKFWEGADADAPYLSECFGPVSFAVAVDSTQDAVALLRRTTRDKGAMTVGAYTSSPEAERLIEEACLEECAQLSLNLTGGVYVNQTAAFSDFHGSGGNPSANATLCDGAFVAGRFRTIEVRRPAE, from the coding sequence GTGACCGCCGCACTCACCACCGCGCAGTTGACGCAAGAGCACCGCCCCACCCTCGACCAGGCCCTGGAGGCGATCCGTACCCGCGCCTATTGGTCCCCGCACCCCGAGCACCCGAAGGCTTACGGCGGCGAGGGCCAGAGCGGGCGCCCGAGCCTGAGCGTCGCAGAGGGCCAGGCCGCGTTCGAGGCGCTGCGCGGTCAGCGCATCGAGCTCGACCAGCCGGGCACCGACGGCTGGACGGGCTCCGAAGTCTCGCCGTTCGGTATCGAGATGGGCATGGAGTATCCGCATCCGGACCTCGACGCGCTCCTCCCGGCGATGCGGGCGGGGATGCCCGCCTGGCGGGAGGCCGGCCCGGAGACGCGGGCCATGGTGTGTCTGGAGATCCTGGCCCGGATCGGCGCCCGGTCGCATGAGTTCGCCCAAGCGGTCATGCACACCAGCGGACAGGCGTACATGATGGCCTTCCAGGCCGGCGGCCCCCACGCCCAGGACCGCGGCCTGGAGGCGGTGGCGTACGCGTTCGCCGAGCAGACCCGCACCCCCGGCGCCGCGGACTGGTCCAAGCCGCAGGGCAAGCGCGACCCGCTGCGCCTGCGCAAGACGTTCACGGCCGTCCCGCGCGGTATCGCGCTGCTGATCGGCTGCAACACCTTCCCGACGTGGAATGGCTATCCGGGCCTCTTCGCCTCGCTCGCCACCGGCAATCCGGTGCTGGTCAAGCCGCACCCCAAGGCCGTGCTGCCGCTGGCGCTGACCGTCCAGGTGGCGCGCGAGGTGCTGAAGGAGGCGGGGTTCAGCCCCGACCTGGTGGCACTGGCCGCCGAGCGGCCGGACGAGGGGATCGCCAAGGTCCTCGCCGTCCGCCCCGAGATCCGCATCATCGACTACACGGGCTCGACCGCCTTCGGCGACTGGCTGGAGACCCACGCCCGCCAGGCCCAGGTCTTCACCGAGAAGGCGGGGGTCAACACGGTGGTGATCGACTCCACCGACGACTACCAGGGCATGCTGGCCAACCTGGCGTTCTCCCTGTCCCTCTACAGCGGCCAGATGTGCACCACCCCGCAGAATCTGCTGATCCCCCGCGGCGGTATCACCACCGACGCCGGCCCCAAGACCTACGACGAGGTGGTGGCCGACCTGGCGGCAGCGGTGGACGGCCTGCTGGGCGATGACGCGCGGGCGAGCGCGCTGCTGGGCGCGATCGTGGGCCCCCGGGTCCAGGAGCGGCTGGAGGCCGCGCCCGGCCTGGGCGCCATCGCCCTGGCCTCGCGTACGGTGACCCACCCCGACTTCCCGGGCGCCACGGTCCGTACGCCGCTGATGGTCAAGGCGGACGGCGCCCGGAAGTTCTGGGAGGGGGCCGACGCGGACGCGCCCTATCTGTCCGAGTGCTTCGGCCCGGTCTCCTTCGCCGTCGCCGTCGACTCCACACAGGACGCGGTCGCGCTGCTGCGCCGGACCACCCGGGACAAGGGCGCGATGACGGTCGGCGCGTACACCTCCTCACCGGAGGCGGAGCGGCTGATCGAGGAGGCGTGCCTGGAGGAGTGCGCCCAGCTGTCGCTCAATCTGACCGGCGGGGTGTATGTGAACCAGACCGCGGCCTTCTCGGACTTCCACGGCTCGGGCGGCAACCCGTCGGCCAACGCCACGCTGTGCGACGGGGCGTTCGTGGCCGGCCGCTTCCGGACGATCGAGGTCCGCCGCCCGGCGGAGTAA
- a CDS encoding 3-hydroxyacyl-CoA dehydrogenase, with amino-acid sequence MTAIDRGIDRAGVVAVIGTGTMGQGIAQVALAAGHPVRLYDAAPGRASQAADAIAARLGRLVAKERLKAADRDAALGRLAPVADLADLAEAELVVEAILEELGAKQQLFTALESVVSDGCLLATNTSSLSVTAVAGVLRRPGRLLGLHFFNPAPLMPLVEVVRGAATDETAADRAHTTVAAWGKTTVRCADTPGFIVNRIARPFYAEAFRAYEERAADPATLDAVLRESGGFRMGPFELTDLIGQDVNEAVTRSVWEALFHDPRFTPSLAQRQLVAAGRLGRKTGHGWFDHSEGAGRPAPHTAEPCEPPAKVALHGDLGPAQGLVGLIEEAGIPVTREPVGGHLALPDGTRLSLTDGTTATDDPFAATVRFDLALDYRTATRVALAPSPAATEESLRSAIGLFQALGKAVSVVQDVPGMVVARTVAMLVDFAEDAVARGVASPEDVDTAMLTGVNYPRGPLAWGHALGARWVRDTLRNLHQACPTGRYAPSRALIRRAAADERLL; translated from the coding sequence ATGACTGCGATCGACCGTGGGATCGACCGCGCCGGCGTCGTCGCCGTCATCGGCACCGGCACGATGGGCCAGGGGATCGCCCAGGTGGCGCTGGCCGCGGGCCATCCCGTGCGGCTTTACGACGCGGCGCCCGGCCGCGCCTCCCAGGCTGCCGACGCCATCGCGGCCCGGCTCGGCCGGCTGGTCGCCAAGGAACGGCTCAAGGCCGCCGACCGTGACGCGGCCCTCGGCCGGCTCGCCCCCGTCGCCGACCTCGCGGACCTGGCCGAGGCGGAACTGGTGGTCGAGGCGATCCTCGAGGAACTCGGCGCCAAGCAGCAGTTGTTCACCGCGCTGGAATCGGTGGTCTCCGACGGCTGTCTGCTCGCCACCAACACCTCCTCCCTCTCCGTCACGGCCGTCGCGGGCGTCCTGCGCCGCCCCGGCCGCCTCCTCGGACTGCACTTCTTCAATCCGGCCCCGCTGATGCCGCTGGTGGAGGTGGTGCGCGGCGCCGCCACGGACGAGACCGCCGCCGACCGTGCCCACACCACCGTCGCGGCCTGGGGAAAGACCACGGTGCGCTGCGCCGACACCCCCGGATTCATCGTCAACCGGATCGCCCGCCCCTTCTACGCCGAGGCGTTCCGGGCGTACGAGGAGCGCGCCGCCGACCCCGCCACCCTGGATGCCGTGCTGCGGGAATCCGGCGGCTTCCGGATGGGCCCCTTCGAGCTCACCGACCTGATCGGCCAGGACGTGAACGAGGCCGTCACCCGATCCGTGTGGGAAGCGCTGTTCCACGATCCGAGATTCACTCCGTCGCTCGCCCAGCGGCAGCTCGTGGCCGCCGGACGGCTCGGGCGCAAGACGGGCCACGGCTGGTTCGACCACTCCGAGGGCGCCGGGCGGCCCGCCCCGCACACCGCCGAGCCGTGCGAGCCGCCCGCCAAGGTCGCCCTCCACGGCGACCTGGGGCCGGCGCAAGGACTGGTCGGCCTCATCGAGGAGGCGGGCATCCCGGTGACCCGCGAGCCCGTCGGGGGACATCTCGCCCTGCCCGACGGCACCCGCCTGTCCCTCACCGACGGCACGACCGCCACGGACGACCCCTTCGCCGCGACGGTCCGCTTCGACCTGGCGCTGGACTACCGCACCGCCACCCGCGTCGCCCTCGCACCGTCCCCGGCCGCCACCGAGGAGTCCCTGCGGTCCGCGATCGGCCTGTTCCAGGCGCTCGGTAAGGCGGTCAGCGTGGTCCAGGACGTCCCCGGCATGGTCGTGGCCCGCACGGTCGCGATGCTCGTGGACTTCGCCGAGGACGCCGTCGCCCGCGGGGTGGCGAGCCCCGAGGACGTAGACACCGCCATGCTGACAGGGGTCAACTACCCGCGCGGACCGCTGGCCTGGGGGCACGCGCTCGGCGCCCGCTGGGTGCGCGACACCCTGCGCAACCTCCACCAAGCCTGTCCGACCGGCCGCTACGCCCCCTCCCGGGCGCTGATCCGGCGTGCCGCCGCCGATGAGAGGCTGCTCTAA
- a CDS encoding TetR/AcrR family transcriptional regulator, with amino-acid sequence MTMAKRDTYTPESLLAVAVEVFNERGYDGTSMEHLSRAAGISKSSIYHHVKGKEELLRLAISRALDGLFGILQEPAARDGRAIERLEHVTRRTSEVLMEELPYVTLLLRVRGNTDTERWAMERRREFDHQVADLLKRAAADGDLRSDVDARLATRLLFGMINSIVEWYRPGRGGAATSQEVAEAVVRTAFTGLRTER; translated from the coding sequence ATGACCATGGCCAAGCGCGACACCTACACGCCCGAATCGCTGCTCGCGGTCGCCGTGGAGGTGTTCAACGAGCGTGGCTACGACGGCACCTCCATGGAGCACCTCTCCCGGGCCGCCGGGATCTCCAAGTCCTCCATCTACCACCATGTGAAGGGCAAGGAGGAGCTGCTCCGGCTCGCCATAAGCCGTGCGCTGGACGGGCTGTTCGGCATCCTCCAGGAGCCCGCCGCACGCGACGGGCGGGCGATCGAACGGCTGGAGCATGTGACCCGGCGCACCAGCGAGGTGCTGATGGAGGAGCTGCCCTACGTCACCCTGCTGCTGCGGGTCCGGGGCAACACGGACACCGAGCGGTGGGCCATGGAGCGGCGCCGGGAGTTCGACCACCAGGTCGCCGACCTGCTCAAGCGGGCGGCGGCCGACGGCGACCTGCGGTCCGATGTGGACGCCCGGCTGGCGACCCGGCTGCTCTTCGGCATGATCAACTCCATTGTGGAGTGGTACCGGCCGGGCCGTGGCGGGGCCGCGACCTCCCAGGAAGTGGCCGAGGCCGTGGTCCGTACGGCCTTCACGGGCCTGCGCACGGAGCGCTGA